From a single Kryptolebias marmoratus isolate JLee-2015 linkage group LG6, ASM164957v2, whole genome shotgun sequence genomic region:
- the LOC108244285 gene encoding histone H3.3C-like, with protein sequence MARTKKTARKSTGGKAPRKQLTTKAACRNTPATGGVKKSHRYRPGTMAFREIHYYQKSIELLIWKLPSQRLVWKITQDFKTDLCFQRSAIMAPQEASKAHLMELFEDT encoded by the coding sequence atggccagaaccaagaaGACTGCTCgtaaatccactggaggtaaagctcccaggaagcagctcaccaccaaagctGCCTGCAGGAACACGCCGGCCACTGGTGGAGTGAAGAAGTCTCACCGCTACAGGCCCGGTACCATGGCTTTCAGGGAGATCCACtactaccagaagtccatcGAGCTGCTCATTTGGAAGTTGCCCTCCCAGCGCCTGGTCTggaagatcacccaggacttcaagaccgacctgtgTTTCCAGAGgtcggccatcatggctccgcaggaggccagcaaggCTCACCTGAtggagctctttgaggacacc